In the Babylonia areolata isolate BAREFJ2019XMU chromosome 34, ASM4173473v1, whole genome shotgun sequence genome, one interval contains:
- the LOC143277367 gene encoding uncharacterized protein LOC143277367 has product MCCLWFSWSSCVFFCCVLLQTTVHAELSTPTLTVTTPATGSGWTVRGNVDITRIFSSAGQYSCVWEEKRPGSGSYTQIVNKAPTIDPPASSTSVRTGRCDFPDRTLSATAGTYTYRVTVSPGQTVKTDSSVVLETPATPSISCSPTGYVSEGGELTCTCSGDVGRPAGRLQLFRESTNTFTPGQYGGNTLQETLTVSKADNGKKVRCDVDWITDITGPVITLRVAIHAELSTPTLTVTTPATGSGWTVRGNVDITRIFSSAGQYSCVWEEKRPGSGSYTQIVNKAPTIDPPASSTSVRTGRCDFPDRTLSATAGTYTYRVTVSPGQTVKTDSSAVVETPATPSISCSPTGYVSEGGELTCTCSGDVGRPAGRLQLFRESTNTFTPSQYDDNTLPVTLTVNRADNGTKLRCDVDWITDITGPVITLRVATEARFVQLSLNGQSGTLELSTDQTTDVLFQCEASGIPAPDLVLTDGQRRELARLEGSTNRSVQHSVLRYSVSRARCEDSGTYTCTAENGVGNPVSTSSSLTVWCTMQVVAESFGSQVDELGTPVITAADRGGKLHFELVTSERPNVVSFLYLGDVPSGLGQPPETGLFRLNCEETTVVYKTSCVIMASNVTEDTAGYYNVSMSASKGTTSFVFRLKLSVNVSTDKESEDGSEDGTVISSGDGCDTKACFGIGFAAGFGTMLAVVAGAVFWLWRHKWRLSCAGEEPVHKTTDDLAVRTEAPLAMSTIESDVATNDTGPYEDVRSEIRAVSEAPHTSHTSDTGPYEELKPIDIGLKSVYSAMSPPPHTSGTDDGYEIPAKDPAPAAASRI; this is encoded by the exons ATGTGCTGTCTGTGGTTCTCGTGGTCATCCTGTGTTTTCTTCTGCTGTGTGCTGCTGCAGACTACAG ttcaCGCTGAGttatccacacccaccctcacagtgACCACACCGGCCACAGGCTCTGGGTGGACAGTGAGGGGCAATGTGGACATTACAAGGATCTTCTCGTCAGCTGGACAGTACTCCTGTGTGTGGGAAGAGAAACGTCCAGGT AGCGGGTCGTACACACAGATCGTCAACAAAGCCCCCACCATTGATCCCCCTGCCAGCAGTACTTCTGTCAGGACTGGTCGCTGTGATTTCCCTGACAGAACATTGTCTGCTACTGCTGGTACTTACACCTACAGGGTGACTGTCTCTCCTGGTCAGACCGtcaagacagacagcagtgtggttcTGG agacccCAGCCACACCCAGCATCAGCTGCAGTCCCACTGGCTACGTGTCGGAGGGCGGAGAACTGACATGTACATGTAGCGGTGACGTGGGTCGGCCAGCAGGACGGTTACAGTTGTTCAGGGAATCCACCAATACCTTCACACCCGGCCAGTACGGTGGCAACACTCTGCAAGAGACGCTGACAGTCAGCAAAGCTGACAATGGTAAAAAAGTTCGTTGTGACGTCGACTGGATCACAGACATCACTGGACCTGTCATCACCCTGCGAGTTGCCA ttcaCGCTGAGttatccacacccaccctcacagtgACCACACCGGCCACAGGCTCTGGGTGGACAGTGAGGGGCAATGTGGACATTACAAGGATCTTCTCGTCAGCTGGACAGTACTCCTGTGTGTGGGAAGAGAAACGTCCAGGT AGCGGGTCGTACACACAGATCGTCAACAAAGCCCCCACCATTGATCCCCCTGCCAGCAGTACTTCTGTCAGGACTGGTCGCTGTGATTTCCCTGACAGAACATTGTCTGCTACTGCTGGTACTTACACCTACAGGGTGACTGTCTCTCCTGGTCAGACCgtaaagacagacagcagtgcgGTTGTGG AGACCCCAGCCACACCCAGCATCAGCTGCAGTCCCACTGGCTACGTGTCGGAGGGCGGAGAACTGACATGTACATGTAGCGGTGACGTGGGTCGGCCAGCAGGACGGTTACAGTTGTTCAGGGAATCCACCAATACCTTCACACCCAGCCAGTACGATGACAACACTCTACCAGTGACGTTGACAGTCAACAGAGCTGACAATGGTACAAAGCTTCGTTGTGACGTCGACTGGATCACAGACATCACTGGACCTGTCATCACCCTGCGAGTTGCCA CGGAAGCACGTTTCGTCCAGTTATCTCTGAATGGACAAAGCGGAACACTGGAACTGTCCACAGACCAAACAACAGACGTCCTTTTTCAGTGTGAGGCATCAGGGATACCAGCTCCTGACCTAGTTCTG ACAGACGGCCAGAGAAGAGAACTGGCCAGGTTAGAAGGCAGCACCAACAGATCCGTTCAGCATTCGGTCCTGAGGTACAGTGTGAGCAGAGCACGCTGTGAGGACAGTGGTACCTACACCTGTACAGCAGAGAACGGTGTGGGGAACCCCGTGTCCACTTCCTCGTCCCTCACAGTCTGGT GCACAATGCAGGTGGTTGCCGAGAGTTTTGGTTCACAAGTTGACGAACTGGGGACACCTGTTATCACTGCAGCTGACCGGGGTGGAAAGTTACACTTTGAACTGGTGACAAGTGAAAGACCTAACGTCGTCAGTTTCCTGTACTTAGGAGACGTGCCCTCAGGTCTTGGACAGCCTCCGGAAACTGGTCTGTTTAG GTTGAACTGCGAGGAGACAACAGTGGTTTACAAGACAAGCTGTGTCATCATGGCCTCCAACGTCACTGAAGACACGGCAGGGTATTATAACGTGTCCATGTCAGCGTCCAAGGGAACTACCTCATTCGTGTTTCGCCTGAAGTTGTCGGTCAATG TGTCTACAGATAAAGAATCAGAAGATGGATCAGAAGATGGAACGGTCATTAGTTCTGGAGACGGATGTGACACCAAAGCCTGCTTTGGCATTGGGTTTGCCGCTGGATTTGGGACCATGCTTGCAGTAGTTGCTGGAGCTGTTTTCTGGTTGTGGAGACACAAGTGGAGACTGTCATGTGCTG gtgAAGAACCAGTTCACAAGACAACAGATGATCT GGCTGTCAGAACTGAGGCCCCCTTGGCAATGTCTACCATTGAAAGTGACGTGGCCACAAACG ACACAGGGCCGTACGAAGATGTGAGGTCTGAGATCAGAGCTGTGTCTGAAgctccacacacatcacacacctcag ACACAGGGCCGTATGAAGAGCTGAAGCCGATTGACATAGGACTGAAGTCTGTGTACAGTGCCAtgtctccacctccacacacctcgg GAACAGACGATGGTTATGAAATTCCAGCTAAAGACCCTGCGCCTGCTGCAGCATCACGGATTTGA
- the LOC143277647 gene encoding uncharacterized protein LOC143277647 produces MCCLWFSWSSCVFFCCVLLQTTGTRITNCASGSVEVVADTADFSLTCVEYTGTVQWRYTVSTQPDRVYDLGSCGSSCQLDRDVLSRSFSLTQLSATSSRLGLKSTVTSTSLAYYLTYVCADSSCLVSIVVHAELSTPTLTVTTPATGSGWTVRGNVDITRIFSSAGQYSCVWEEKRPGSGSYTQIVNKAPTIDPPGSNTSVRTGRCDFPDRTLSATAGTYTYRVTVSPGQTVKTDSSVVVETPATPSISCSPTGYVSEGGELTCTCSGDVGRPAGRLQLFRESTNTFTPGQYGDNTLPVTLTVNRADNGTKLRCDVDWITDITGPVINLRVATEARFVQLSLNGQSGTLELSTDQTTDVLFQCEASGIPAPDLVLTDGQRRELARLEGSTNRSVQHSVLRYSVSRARCEDSGTYTCTAENGVGNPVSTSSSLTVWCTMQVVADSFGSQVDELGTPVITAAGRGGKLHFELVTSETPNVVSFLYFGDVPSGLGQPPETGLFRLNCEETTVVYKTSCVIMASNVTEDTAGYYNVSMSASKGTTSFVFRLKLSVNDKESEDGSEDGAVKCSCDGCDTKACFGIGFAAGFGTMLAVVAGAVFWLWRHKWRLPCAGEELVHKTTDDRAVRTEAPLAMSTIESDVATNDTGPYEDVRSEIRAVSEAPHTSHTSDTGPYEELKPIDIGLKSVYSAMSPPPHTSAFVLERSEKGYTCTDIPKTIPK; encoded by the exons ATGTGCTGTCTGTGGTTCTCGTGGTCATCCTGTGTTTTCTTCTGCTGTGTGCTGCTGCAGACTACAG GTACACGTATCACGAACTGTGCCTCTGGTtctgtggaggtggtggcggaCACTGCAGACTTCTCTCTGACCTGTGTGGAGTACACCGGCACTGTACAGTGGAGATACACAGTATCCACTCAACCAGATCGGGTTTATGATCTCGGCAGCTGTGGGTCCTCCTGTCAGTTGGACAGAGATGTTTTGTCACGTTCCTTCTCTCTGACCCAGCTCTCTGCCACCTCCAGTCGTCTGGGCTTAAAGAGCACCGTCACTTCAACCAGTCTTGCATATTATTTAACTTACGTCTGTGCTGACTCCTCCTGCTTAGTCAGCATTGTGG ttcaCGCTGAGttatccacacccaccctcacagtgACCACACCGGCCACAGGCTCTGGGTGGACAGTGAGGGGCAATGTGGACATTACAAGGATCTTCTCGTCAGCTGGACAGTACTCGTGTGTGTGGGAAGAGAAACGTCCAGGT AGCGGGTCGTACACACAGATCGTCAACAAAGCCCCCACCATTGATCCCCCTGGCAGCAATACTTCTGTCAGGACTGGTCGCTGTGATTTCCCTGACAGAACATTGTCTGCTACTGCTGGTACTTACACCTACAGGGTGACTGTCTCTCCTGGTCAGACCGtcaagacagacagcagtgtggttgTGG agacccCAGCTACACCCAGCATCAGCTGCAGTCCCACTGGCTACGTGTCGGAGGGCGGAGAACTGACATGTACATGTAGCGGTGACGTGGGTCGGCCAGCAGGACGGTTACAGTTGTTCAGGGAATCCACCAATACCTTCACACCCGGCCAGTACGGTGACAACACTCTACCAGTGACGTTGACAGTCAACAGAGCTGACAATGGTACAAAGCTTCGTTGTGACGTCGACTGGATCACAGACATCACTGGACCTGTCATCAACCTGCGAGTTGCCA CGGAAGCACGTTTCGTCCAGTTATCTCTGAATGGACAAAGCGGAACACTGGAACTGTCCACAGACCAAACAACAGACGTCCTTTTTCAGTGTGAGGCATCAGGGATACCAGCTCCTGACCTAGTTCTG ACAGACGGCCAGAGAAGAGAACTGGCCAGGTTAGAAGGCAGCACCAACAGATCCGTTCAGCATTCGGTCCTGAGGTACAGTGTGAGCAGAGCACGCTGTGAGGACAGTGGTACCTACACCTGTACAGCAGAGAACGGTGTGGGGAACCCCGTGTCCACTTCCTCGTCCCTCACAGTCTGGT GCACAATGCAGGTGGTTGCCGACAGTTTTGGTTCACAAGTTGACGAGCTGGGGACACCTGTTATCACTGCAGCTGGCCGGGGTGGAAAGTTACACTTTGAACTGGTGACAAGTGAAACACCTAACGTCGTCAGTTTCCTGTACTTTGGAGACGTGCCCTCAGGTCTTGGACAGCCTCCGGAAACTGGTCTGTTTAG GTTGAACTGCGAGGAGACAACAGTGGTTTACAAGACAAGCTGTGTCATCATGGCCTCCAACGTCACTGAAGACACGGCAGGGTATTATAACGTGTCCATGTCAGCGTCCAAGGGAACTACCTCATTCGTGTTTCGCCTGAAGTTGTCGGTCAATG ATAAGGAATCAGAAGATGGATCAGAAGATGGAGCAGTCAAGTGTTCCTGTGATGGATGTGACACGAAAGCCTGCTTTGGCATTGGGTTTGCTGCTGGATTTGGGACCATGCTTGCAGTAGTTGCTGGAGCTGTTTTCTGGTTATGGAGACACAAGTGGAGACTGCCCTGTGCTG gtGAAGAACTTGTTCACAAGACAACAGATGATCG GGCTGTCAGAACTGAGGCCCCATTGGCAATGTCTACCATTGAAAGTGACGTGGCCACAAACG ACACAGGGCCGTACGAAGATGTGAGGTCTGAGATCAGAGCTGTGTCTGAAgctccacacacatcacacacctcag acACAGGGCCGTATGAAGAGCTGAAGCCGATTGACATAGGACTGAAGTCTGTGTACAGTGCCAtgtctccacctccacacacctcgg CCTTTGTACTGGAACGAAGTGAGAAAgggtacacatgcacagacatccCGAAGACCATTCCAAAGTGA